A single Gemmatimonas sp. UBA7669 DNA region contains:
- the atpB gene encoding F0F1 ATP synthase subunit A — translation MIRSLSTLACVTLLAVTTVTAPLTLSAQEHAAPADAHAQTGEAPVDIITPHITDGNHLEIPWPNSHLAKEVELPHWAPINIGGMQVDISPTKHVVFMLLAATIVAIVLIGSANASRRQHQQQGRSRGFAGAIEAMALYLRNEVVLPNVGHHGEGFVPFALTMFFFILVMNLLGMLPWGATATGNISVTATLAIITAIVVEVAGIRANGIGYLSTIFYWNKDLPLPMRVIMFFVMSPVEMVGKLSKPFALAVRLFANMTAGHIVLLALIGLIFTFKSYVIAPVPVLIATAISMLELFVAFLQAFIFTLLASVFIGQIREAHH, via the coding sequence ATGATCCGTTCGCTGTCCACGTTGGCTTGCGTGACCCTGTTGGCCGTGACGACTGTCACGGCGCCGCTCACGCTGTCCGCCCAGGAGCACGCTGCTCCGGCCGATGCGCATGCTCAGACCGGCGAGGCGCCGGTCGACATCATCACGCCGCACATCACCGACGGCAATCATCTCGAAATCCCGTGGCCCAACTCGCATCTGGCCAAGGAAGTTGAGCTGCCGCACTGGGCGCCCATCAACATCGGTGGCATGCAGGTGGACATCTCGCCCACCAAGCACGTCGTGTTCATGCTGCTCGCGGCCACCATCGTCGCAATCGTGCTCATCGGCTCGGCCAATGCCTCGCGTCGTCAGCACCAGCAGCAGGGCCGCTCGCGCGGTTTTGCCGGTGCCATCGAGGCCATGGCGCTCTATCTGCGCAACGAAGTGGTGCTGCCCAATGTCGGTCACCATGGTGAGGGCTTCGTGCCCTTCGCGCTCACGATGTTCTTCTTCATCCTCGTGATGAACCTGCTGGGCATGCTGCCCTGGGGTGCCACCGCCACCGGCAACATCTCGGTGACGGCCACGCTGGCCATCATCACCGCCATCGTGGTGGAAGTGGCCGGCATTCGTGCCAACGGGATCGGCTACCTGAGCACGATTTTCTACTGGAACAAGGATCTGCCGCTGCCCATGCGCGTGATCATGTTCTTCGTCATGTCGCCGGTGGAAATGGTGGGCAAGCTGTCCAAGCCCTTCGCGCTGGCCGTGCGTCTGTTCGCCAACATGACGGCCGGTCACATCGTGCTGCTCGCGCTCATCGGCCTGATCTTCACGTTCAAGAGCTACGTGATCGCGCCGGTGCCGGTGCTGATCGCGACGGCCATCAGCATGCTCGAACTGTTCGTCGCGTTTCTGCAGGCCTTCATCTTCACGCTGCTCGCCAGCGTGTTCATCGGGCAGATTCGCGAGGCACACCACTAA
- a CDS encoding AtpZ/AtpI family protein, with the protein MQFAVAIVMFVYLGNWLDRRLDTAPLFLLGGVLVGGGGTFYSGYRRIMAPKARDADSNHSEST; encoded by the coding sequence ATGCAGTTCGCGGTGGCCATCGTGATGTTCGTGTACCTCGGCAATTGGCTGGATCGCCGGCTGGACACAGCGCCGCTTTTTCTGCTTGGCGGCGTGCTGGTTGGTGGTGGTGGAACCTTCTACTCGGGCTATCGGCGCATCATGGCGCCCAAGGCACGGGACGCGGACAGCAATCACTCGGAGTCGACATGA